Below is a window of Acidimicrobiales bacterium DNA.
CCTGGGCACGCTCCGACTGGACTCGTTGTTCGCGGGCACCGAGGGAAGCCTCCCCACCTGATGCCCCGCTGCTCGGCCGTGTCGCGCCCTGGCGCCCACCGTGTCGCGGGCTGCTGAGCACCTGGGCCCGTGCGCTACGACATCGACCCTGAGCGATCGCAGGTCTGGATCAGCGCCCGCTCGAACGTCCACCCGATCCACTCCGAGACTCGGGGCATGACCGGGTTCGTCGACGTCGAGGTGTCCTGCGCAGGGCGGCTCGACATGCGGGTGCCGCCGCAGGCCAGGCTCGAGCTCCCGGTGGACCGGCTGTCGTCGGGGAACCCCCTGAACGACCGCGAGATGCGACGTCGGATCGATGCTCGACGGTTCCCCACCATCACCGGGGAACTGCTCTCCATGAAGGAGGCCGGGCGACCCGCCGCCTACCTCGCCGAGGGTGACATCACGTTCCGGGGGATGACGCAACGGTTCGCCGACGAATTGACAGTGGCGGTGGCGCCGGACGGCACCCTGGTGTTCGAGGGCGAACACGTCTTCGACATCAGGGACTTCGGCATGGACCCGCCCAGGGTCCTGGTGCTGAAGGTGTACCCCGACGTCACCGTGCGGGTGCGCGTCGTGGCCGAGGCCCGCTGATGCCCGCCCGCCACGGCCGACGGGCCGGGCCCCGGGCCCGGACGGCCTGAGGGAGGGCCCATGTGCCTCGGGATACCCGGCCAGGTGGTGGCGATCGTCGACGCCGGCCGACGGCTGGCCAAGGTCGACGTGGTGGGCGTCCGGCGCAACGTCGACGTCGGCCTTCTGGCTGACGGCGTGGCCCCAGGCGACTGGGTGCTCATCCACGTGGGGTTCGCCATGGCCCGGATCGACGAGGAGGAGGCGCGCCGGTCGCTCCAGGCGCTCGAGTCGATGGGGGCCGCCTACGCCGACGAGGTGCAGGCCGTCGTGGAGTCGAGGATCGCGTGAGCCCCGCCCCGGCACGAATGCGCTTCGTCGACGAGTACCGCGACCCGGCTGCGGCTCGCCTGTTGGCCGCTCGCATCACCGAGCTCGCCGGCGGCGACCATTTCAAATTCATGGAGGTGTGCGGGGGCCATACGCACACCATCTACCGGCACGGGATCGAACGGGTGCTTCCGGACTCCGTCGAGCTCGTGCACGGGCCGGGATGCCCGGTCTGCGTCATCCCCATGGGCCGCATCGACGACGCCATCGCCGTGGCCGAGGCGCCGGGGGTCATCTTCACCTCGTTCGGGGACATGATGCGCGTGCCGGGCTCGTCGGGGAACCTCCTGTCGGCGAAGGCGGGCGGGGCCGACGTCCGGGTCGTGTACTCGCCCCTCGACGCCCTGCGCGTCGCCGCGGAGAACCCCGACCGGGAGGTGGTGTTCTTCGCCGTCGGGTTCGAGACCACCGCGCCTTCCACGGCGGTGACGCTGCTGCGGGCCCGGGAGCAGGGCGCGACCAACTTCAGCGTCTTCTCCAACCACGTCACCATCGTGCCCCCGATCAAGGCCATCCTCGATTCCCCCGACCTCCGCCTCGACGGGTTCCTCGGGCCGGGCCACGTCTCGACCGTGGTGGGCCAGCGCCCTTACCGCTTCGTCCCCGAGGTCTACGGCAAGCCCCTGGTGACCGCCGGCTTCGAGCCGCTCGACATCCTGCAGGCCATCGCCATGCTGCTGACGCAGATCCGCCAGGGGCGGTGCTGCGTGGAGAACCAGTACACGCGTTGTGTCCACGAGGAAGGCAATCCGCGCGCCCTGGCGGTGCTGGCCGAGGTGTTCGAGCTGCGGCCGCACTTCGAGTGGCGCGGGCTCGGCTTCATCTCCCAGAGCGCGCTGAAGCTCAGACCGCAGTTCGCGGCGTGGGACGCCGAAGTGCGCTTCGCCGTGCCGGGCGTACGTGTCGCCGATCCCAAGGCGTGCCAGTGCGGCGAGGTCCTGAAGGGCGTGATCAAGCCGTGGGAGTGCAAGGTCTTCGGGACGGCCTGCACCCCGGAAACGCCCATCGGGACGTGCATGGTGTCCTCGGAGGGCGCCTGCGCGGCCTACTACAACTTCGGCCGACTGCATGGCGAGGTCGCCGCCGCCCTGGGCCGCTGAGCCCGGTCACGGATCCTCGTCGGCCGGTCGTCTCGTCGGGCCCCTGGCGTCCCTCGGGGACGCTACCGACCGGGGCGCGCCGTCCCTCGCAGAACCCTGGCGGCCGTGTACGAGTCACCGGGTGCGGAGGCCTTCGTGGGTACGGCGGGGTCCGCACGTCGACCGTGTGGCCACCCGTCCCCACGTGACGACCGGTCCTCGGCGGCGCGCGCCGTCCACACACCGGGAGTCGTCTCGCGCCAGCGAACCGGCGCCGCCGTCATCTCCACGACCGCTCGTGCATCGTCGAGGGACGGCCGGCTCTCGCTGGAGCGTGGCAGGTACAGTGCACAACTCCCGTCCTGCCGTTCCACGACGACGGCCATGACACCGGTTCGGCCCACGCCGTGGCACCGCTCACGGGTCAGGCCCGGGGTGCCGTCGTCAGCGCTCCCCGCGACGATCATCTGCGAGCCGTCGTCGACGTTCATGGCAACTGGGCGAGCGCGTCCCCACGCGGGCGCGCCCACCCGGTGAAGCGACGCGTGATCGAGTCCCTGCGATGTCGTTGCATGCGTAGCGCCCCTGGCATTCGCACTCCGAAGAGACAACTATGAAGCAGCACGCGGCGCTGTCCCATAGGTAACGCGACCCATTGCGCTCGGAGGACGACCCGGACCCGGACGACGCCTCCCCGAGGAGGCCCGGGCTCGACACAGGCCCGGACGGCGGGCACCTCCGCCCCAACACCACTGAAGGACACGAGTCCGTGGTCACGCACCGTGGCAGGAGTCAAAAAGGGACGGGCCCGTGCCGACACTGATCAGTGTGATGCCGTCCGACGTGGACAGCGAATCGGCGATCGTCACCCTGATCCGACCGACGTGAGGACACCATGACCGTTCGATCGCGTGCCGCCAAGAAGAGCCGCCGGGCCCATAAGGGCATGCCGACCCCGTCGGGGAGCACGGGTTCCCCGCGCGCGGACACCGGCAAGAGCCCCGTCGAGACCTGGGTGCTGGGTCTGCAGCTGCGAGCCCTGCATCTCGAGAACGCGCACGGCACCGGGTCGGAGGCCGGGCAGTACGCGTTCGGCGTCGCCGTCGCGTGTCGCCAGGCGATCGGAGCGCGTCACGTCATGGTGTCGGACCACCTGGCCGACGACCTCACCACTCCCGCGGCACGGTTCGGCTACGACGACGCCGCGGCATTGGTCGCGGCTGCCCTCGATCGGAGCGAGCCACCGACAGGCGAGTTCCACGAGCTGCTCCGGGGCCTGCATCCCGTCGACGGGATCCCCCGTGCGTGACCAGGCCCCGGTCGGACGGTGTGAGAGCCGGGCACGACCTCGATCGACGACCGGCACCACCCTCCTGGCCCGCTGAGGCGCGTCACGATCCGGCCAGGGCGGCGATGGCCGCCTGGCCGACGCTGATACCGCCGTCGTTGGGCGGCACGTCGCGGTGCAGGAGGACGCGCACCCCCCGCGCCGCCAGGGCGTCCTCGACGGCGGCGGTCAGGCGGACGTTCTGGAAGACGCCCCCGCTCAGGGCCACGGTGTCGATCCCCCGCGCCCCGGCGAGATCCGCGGCCGCGGCGGCCACGCCGGCGCCGAGGCCGCGGTGGAACCCGGCCGCCACCGTGGCGGCCGGCGTGCCCCGGGCCACCTCCTCGATGACCGCGGCCACCAGGGGCGCCGGGTCGAGCACGAGCACGCCACCCGACGTGGCGAGCCCGACCGGGTAGAGCGGGGCGTCCCCGGGGGCGACCGGGGCGGCGAGGGCCTCGAGCTCGACGGCGGCCTGGCCCTCGTAGGTGACGCGGAGGCGGATCCCGAGGACGGCGGCCACGGCGTCGAACAACCGCCCGGCGCTCGTCGTCTCCGGCGGGTCGCCGTGCTCGAGGACGGCGAGCACCTGGTCGGTGCGCCCGTCGAGCGCCGCCCCCACGGCCTGGGCGCGCTCCGCCCCCAGCGCGGCCCGCGCCCACGCCACCGCCATGCGCCACGGCTCGCGGATGGCCGCAATGCCCCCGGGCAGGCCCACGGGGGCCAGATGCCCGACGCGCTCGAAGGCGCGCAGGTCGGCCACCAGGAACTCCCCGCCCCACAACGAGCCGTCGCTGCCGAGCCCCAGCCCGTCGAAGGCCACGCCCAGCACCGTGCCGGTGTGCCCGTGCTCGACCAGGCACGACGCCACGTGGGCGTGGTGGTGCTGCACGGCCAGGGTGTCGCGCCCCGAGTCGAGTGCGTACTTGGTCGACAGGTACTCCGGGTGCAGGTCGTGCGCGACCACGTCGGGCTCGACGCCGGTGAGGTGGCAGAGGTGCTCGGCGGCCTGCAGGAAGGCGCGGTATGCGCCGAGATGCTCGAGGTCGCCGATGTGGTGGCTCGGCACCAGCATCGTGCCGGTGGCCACGGACACGGTGTTCTTCAGCTCGGCGCCCACCGCCAGCACCTGCCGGCGCGCCCTTCCGGGGAGCCGCATGGGCTCGGGGGCGTACCCCCGGGACCGGCGCAGGACCTGCAACCGGTCGCCCGTGCTGCGCACCACGGAGTCGTCGCAGCGGATGTGGATGGGGCGGTCGTGGAGCACCACGGCATCCACCAGGGGCCCCAGCCGGGCCAGGGCGTCCCCGTCGACGTGGGCGATCGGGTCGTCGGACAGGTTGCCGCTGGTCATCACGAGCGGCCGGCCGGCCCGGGCCAGGAGCAGGTGGTGCAGCGAGCTGTACGGCAGGAAGATTCCGAGCTCCGCCAGGCCCGGTGCCACCCCGTCGGCCACGGTCGCGTCGGCCCGGCGGGGGGCGAGCACGATGGGCCGGCGCGCCGACGCCAGGAGGGCGGCCGCGGCGGGGGTCAGGTGGCACAACCGGCGGGCGTGCTCGACGGAGGCGGCCATCACGGCGAAGGGCTTGTCGTCACGCGCCTTTCGGCGGCGCAGCTCGGCGACGGCGACGGGATCGGTGGCATCGGCGGCGAGGTGGTAGCCACCGATGCCCTTCAGAGCCAGGACGAGCCCCGAGGTGAGCGCCTCGACGGCCATGTCCAGGGCGCCGGGCCCCTCGGCACGCCATGCGCCGGTGGGGTCGACCAGCCGCAGCGTGGGCCCGCACGCCGGGCACGCGTTGGGCTGGGCGTGGAACCGGCGGTCGGCGGGGTCCTCGTACTCCGCCCGGCACCGCTCGCACATGGTGAACCCGGCCATGGTGGTGGCGGGCCGGTCGTAGGGGACGGCCGTGACGATGGTGTAGCGGGGCCCGCAGTCGGTGCAGCTGGTGAAGGGGTAGCCGTAGCGGCGGTCGGCGGGGTCGTCCACCTCGGCCAGGCACGCGTCGCAGGTGGCGGTGTCGACGCTCACCGGTACGGCCGGCACCCCGGCGCCGGTGCTCCCGATGATCCGGAACCCGCCCGGTGCCGCCTGCGTCGGGATGGTCGTGGCCTCCACCGTCTCGACCCGGGCGAGCGGGGGTGGCGACTCGCGCAGCACCCGGCACAGCTCGGCCAGGGCGGCCTCGGGCCCCTGCGCCTCGATCAACACGCCCTCGGTGTCGTTGCGCACGAACCCGGCCAGGCGCAGCGCCACCGCATGGC
It encodes the following:
- a CDS encoding YceI family protein; translated protein: MRYDIDPERSQVWISARSNVHPIHSETRGMTGFVDVEVSCAGRLDMRVPPQARLELPVDRLSSGNPLNDREMRRRIDARRFPTITGELLSMKEAGRPAAYLAEGDITFRGMTQRFADELTVAVAPDGTLVFEGEHVFDIRDFGMDPPRVLVLKVYPDVTVRVRVVAEAR
- a CDS encoding HypC/HybG/HupF family hydrogenase formation chaperone; protein product: MCLGIPGQVVAIVDAGRRLAKVDVVGVRRNVDVGLLADGVAPGDWVLIHVGFAMARIDEEEARRSLQALESMGAAYADEVQAVVESRIA
- the hypD gene encoding hydrogenase formation protein HypD, with protein sequence MSPAPARMRFVDEYRDPAAARLLAARITELAGGDHFKFMEVCGGHTHTIYRHGIERVLPDSVELVHGPGCPVCVIPMGRIDDAIAVAEAPGVIFTSFGDMMRVPGSSGNLLSAKAGGADVRVVYSPLDALRVAAENPDREVVFFAVGFETTAPSTAVTLLRAREQGATNFSVFSNHVTIVPPIKAILDSPDLRLDGFLGPGHVSTVVGQRPYRFVPEVYGKPLVTAGFEPLDILQAIAMLLTQIRQGRCCVENQYTRCVHEEGNPRALAVLAEVFELRPHFEWRGLGFISQSALKLRPQFAAWDAEVRFAVPGVRVADPKACQCGEVLKGVIKPWECKVFGTACTPETPIGTCMVSSEGACAAYYNFGRLHGEVAAALGR
- the hypF gene encoding carbamoyltransferase HypF, which produces MPGALTTRRRRVRVRGTVQGVGFRPFVYRHAVALRLAGFVRNDTEGVLIEAQGPEAALAELCRVLRESPPPLARVETVEATTIPTQAAPGGFRIIGSTGAGVPAVPVSVDTATCDACLAEVDDPADRRYGYPFTSCTDCGPRYTIVTAVPYDRPATTMAGFTMCERCRAEYEDPADRRFHAQPNACPACGPTLRLVDPTGAWRAEGPGALDMAVEALTSGLVLALKGIGGYHLAADATDPVAVAELRRRKARDDKPFAVMAASVEHARRLCHLTPAAAALLASARRPIVLAPRRADATVADGVAPGLAELGIFLPYSSLHHLLLARAGRPLVMTSGNLSDDPIAHVDGDALARLGPLVDAVVLHDRPIHIRCDDSVVRSTGDRLQVLRRSRGYAPEPMRLPGRARRQVLAVGAELKNTVSVATGTMLVPSHHIGDLEHLGAYRAFLQAAEHLCHLTGVEPDVVAHDLHPEYLSTKYALDSGRDTLAVQHHHAHVASCLVEHGHTGTVLGVAFDGLGLGSDGSLWGGEFLVADLRAFERVGHLAPVGLPGGIAAIREPWRMAVAWARAALGAERAQAVGAALDGRTDQVLAVLEHGDPPETTSAGRLFDAVAAVLGIRLRVTYEGQAAVELEALAAPVAPGDAPLYPVGLATSGGVLVLDPAPLVAAVIEEVARGTPAATVAAGFHRGLGAGVAAAAADLAGARGIDTVALSGGVFQNVRLTAAVEDALAARGVRVLLHRDVPPNDGGISVGQAAIAALAGS